A single Candidatus Polarisedimenticolaceae bacterium DNA region contains:
- a CDS encoding acyl-CoA dehydrogenase family protein: MFKLDSAIQDKLETIATGVAAAQAEAVDREGAFPKATMDALASAGLYGLISDREVGGLGQGPGAAAAAVSRMARTCGSTGMVLAMHYAGSAVIEKHGPQDVRRDIAKGKHLSTLAFSEAGSRSHFWAPVSTAKPNGKGVILDAEKSWVTSAGAATAYVWSSKPVAAEGASTIWLVPSGSAGLETPARFDGLGLRGNDSRPVSASHVAIPESHRLGDDGAGFGIMMGVVLPYFNLMNAAFSVGLMEAATERTAAHAAGARYAHMDASLADLPTIRAFIARMRVKTDMAKALVADAIDAAESGRDDAMLRVLECKAAAGETALEVAQLGMRVCGGAAYRKDVGVERVFRDAQAASVMAPTTDQLYDFIGKACCGLPLF, from the coding sequence ATGTTCAAGCTCGATTCGGCAATCCAGGACAAGCTCGAGACGATCGCGACGGGTGTGGCCGCCGCGCAGGCGGAGGCGGTCGACCGCGAAGGCGCGTTTCCGAAGGCCACGATGGACGCGCTGGCGTCGGCGGGCCTCTATGGACTGATCAGCGATCGCGAAGTCGGCGGGCTGGGACAAGGCCCGGGCGCCGCGGCGGCCGCGGTCTCGCGCATGGCGCGCACGTGCGGGTCGACGGGGATGGTCCTGGCGATGCACTACGCCGGAAGTGCGGTGATCGAGAAGCATGGGCCGCAGGACGTCCGGCGCGACATCGCGAAGGGGAAGCACCTCAGCACGCTCGCGTTCTCGGAGGCAGGTTCCCGCAGCCACTTCTGGGCGCCGGTCTCCACCGCGAAGCCTAACGGCAAGGGCGTGATCCTCGATGCCGAGAAGAGCTGGGTGACCTCTGCGGGTGCGGCGACCGCGTACGTCTGGTCGAGCAAGCCGGTCGCGGCGGAGGGCGCCAGCACGATCTGGCTCGTCCCGTCGGGGAGCGCGGGCCTCGAGACGCCGGCACGGTTCGACGGGCTCGGCCTGCGCGGCAACGACTCGCGCCCCGTGAGCGCGTCGCACGTCGCGATCCCGGAGTCGCATAGGCTCGGCGACGACGGCGCGGGGTTCGGGATCATGATGGGCGTCGTCCTCCCCTACTTCAATCTCATGAACGCCGCGTTCTCGGTCGGCCTCATGGAGGCGGCGACCGAGCGGACGGCGGCGCACGCGGCGGGCGCGAGGTACGCCCACATGGACGCGTCGCTCGCGGACCTGCCGACGATCCGCGCGTTCATCGCGAGGATGCGCGTGAAGACCGACATGGCGAAGGCGCTCGTCGCCGATGCGATCGACGCCGCGGAGAGCGGGCGCGACGACGCGATGCTGCGCGTCCTCGAGTGCAAGGCCGCCGCGGGCGAGACCGCGCTCGAGGTGGCGCAGCTCGGCATGCGCGTCTGCGGCGGTGCCGCGTACCGCAAGGACGTGGGCGTCGAGCGCGTCTTCCGCGACGCGCAGGCGGCGAGCGTGATGGCGCCGACGACCGACCAGCTCTACGACTTCATCGGGAAGGCCTGCTGCGGCCTTCCGCTGTTCTGA
- a CDS encoding phosphate/phosphite/phosphonate ABC transporter substrate-binding protein, with product MRTLTLGAVAYDPKVVTIWEGFKDYFIANGLKFDFVLYSNYERMVDGQFDGEIQVAWNSPLAWIEAERLATAVGREASAIAMRDTDRDLTSVIVVKTGSPVRTLADLRGKTVAVGASDSPQATLIPLLLIAESGLTPGVDFTLIRHDLLVGKHGDHIGGEREAARALIAERADAACMIDANHLGFSRDGTLPAGSTRVLAQTPPYDHCNFTVLGDAPKAEIAKFTDLLLRMSYDDPAVRGLLDLEGLKKWMPGRTEGYTQLGRAVDAFDTLGAWLAGVGQR from the coding sequence GTGCGCACGCTCACGCTCGGCGCGGTGGCGTACGACCCGAAGGTCGTCACGATCTGGGAAGGCTTCAAGGACTACTTCATCGCCAACGGCCTGAAGTTCGACTTCGTCCTCTACTCGAACTACGAGCGGATGGTCGACGGACAGTTCGACGGCGAGATCCAGGTCGCGTGGAATTCGCCGCTCGCGTGGATCGAGGCCGAGCGCTTGGCTACGGCCGTGGGCCGTGAGGCTTCCGCGATCGCGATGCGCGACACCGATCGCGATCTCACGTCCGTGATCGTCGTGAAGACCGGCTCCCCGGTGCGCACGCTTGCGGACCTCCGAGGGAAGACGGTCGCGGTCGGCGCTTCGGATTCGCCGCAGGCCACGCTGATTCCGCTTCTCCTGATCGCCGAGTCGGGCCTCACGCCCGGCGTCGACTTCACGCTGATACGGCACGATCTTCTGGTCGGGAAGCACGGCGATCACATCGGAGGCGAGCGCGAGGCGGCGCGCGCCCTCATCGCGGAGCGCGCCGATGCGGCGTGCATGATCGATGCGAACCACCTCGGGTTCTCGCGCGACGGCACGCTGCCCGCGGGCTCGACGCGCGTCCTCGCTCAGACGCCGCCGTACGACCATTGCAACTTCACGGTGCTGGGCGACGCACCGAAGGCGGAGATCGCGAAGTTCACGGACCTCCTGCTCCGCATGTCGTACGACGACCCGGCAGTGCGAGGCCTTCTCGACCTCGAGGGCCTCAAGAAGTGGATGCCGGGGCGAACCGAGGGCTACACGCAGCTGGGCCGCGCGGTCGATGCGTTCGACACGCTCGGGGCGTGGCTCGCGGGCGTGGGACAGCGATGA